A part of Aegilops tauschii subsp. strangulata cultivar AL8/78 chromosome 2, Aet v6.0, whole genome shotgun sequence genomic DNA contains:
- the LOC109782149 gene encoding uncharacterized protein translates to MANVAEHRVQMRAAPPASKVVPAAPEKGLNRFVHSIAPMERVGSALGTLAFTWATVVVLSGYPTVLHVLDFWFATAIIFLEGLRMFSRSNRVDYQLFFRTRGAIKSIGSNELSLFVCFSNVLVCMIIRNNYASTHIRPWLVAILAIGPFLCLRLLPSNPLRKAASLWSPMVAVLLLYPLLRHSIDATDEGNLIIRKLSFRNSTAKWTLYLVLLAVVLLQTISRLQFQSISKLVDRAPGNKIVFWRQVVLNLCMFATAMMLMFTFHGYTKFTIASLDIMALVIVSFGNLQIPAAVLRIVLGLLGGLKVDDHYKENLGDMKNLVPSLYIFYGMLLGQGILYTIAGILEIFSFILRRSLARQAGFSGPQGVEYVNSYYAYVFNKCMKGAVLAPEKISLITFAVESLNSDSPKKQLSGVKMLDNVLKKEILKTKAISELTTSTKTVACLVNMLGWTSERDKDVRLFATKVFAELADNLRIVSVPGAMQLIGSLLDTAHESKERDPLGVDSPEPKQDNLIQQVGGNEQSSRVIKWLKKTAKYCFIPRDEPRNMDEPKPHIFRFWKKSVPKEEPSKDQDLLPVLGMLILDKLASFDLENCIEICRDPGLTTKVIEFTSNRPNMTYSNETHKTLLKRSSLKLLCRLAKTKGKIGVTMRQNISEHPFLLSNLVEILDNNDSSHELREITTELIKNIAMEENIKEEIGHIPVIISRLMDAFLSQSALSRTDSAQLLQMTSGQALAVPAMESANNCLIMLAEPHSFIKELTVMIHGDRYRYVASSLLQNMCVHVRPELGNSDLKEISYILREVLEGIMDAEGTELEVLVGLSSQICNVIPGDFARELEHGQIKERFIKRLVDALNSNMIPTAHCPGIRRAIVEHTICMMECNPEYAGCFKECWMMEALLMMERTPSRAEKYRFFSGDAGLMEHSITLSALVARAKELMDHE, encoded by the exons ATGGCAAACGTCGCCGAGCACCGCGTACAGATGCGGGCAGCTCCTCCCGCCAGCAAGGTCGTCCCCGCTGCGCCCGAGAAGGGGCTGAATCGCTTCGTGCACTCGATCGCGCCGATGGAGAGGGTCGGCAGCGCTCTGGGCACGCTGGCCTTCACATGGGCGACCGTCGTCGTGCTCAGCGGCTACCCGACAGTGCTCCACGTGCTGGATTTCTGGTTTGCCACGGCCATAATTTTCCTGGAAGGATTGAG GATGTTCAGTCGCAGCAACAGGGTAGACTACCAACTGTTCTTCCGTACGAGAGGTGCTATAAAGTCTATTGGCAGTAATGAGCTGAGCTTGTTCGTATGTTTCTCCAATGTTCTGGTGTGCATGATTATAAGGAACAACTATGCATCAACACACATACGACCTTGGTTGGTGGCAATACTTGCGATTGGCCCATTTCTATGTCTAAGACTACTCCCATCCAATCCGCTACGCAAAGCAGCGTCATTATGGAGCCCGATGGTTGCAGTTCTGTTGCTTTATCCCCTGTTACGCCATAGTATTGATGCTACTGATGAAGGCAATTTAATCATTCGCAaactcagtttcagaaactcaaCTGCCAAGTGGACACTGTACCTGGTACTACTTGCTGTTGTGCTCCTACAGACAATCAGCAGGTTGCAGTTCCAAAGTATCTCCAAACTAGTAGACCGGGCTCCCGGCAACAAAATAGTATTTTGGCGGCAAGTTGTTCTGAATTTATGCATGTTTGCTACGGCAATGATGTTAATGTTCACTTTTCATGGCTACACTAAATTCACCATTGCCTCGCTAGACATAATGGCCCTAGTGATAGTGTCATTTGGCAACCTTCAGATCCCAGCAGCAGTATTGCGCATCGTGCTGGGACTCTTGGGCGGCCTTAAAGTCGATGACCACTACAAGGAAAACCTTGGGGACATGAAAAATCTTGTGCCATCTCTCTACATCTTTTATGGGATGCTGCTTGGCCAAGGAATACTCTATACCATTGCCGGCATACTTGAGATTTTTTCATTCATCTTACGGAGATCACTAGCCCGCCAGGCTGGATTTAGCGGTCCCCAGGGAGTGGAATATGTCAATTCATACTATGCATATGTCTTCAACAAATGCATGAAAGGGGCTGTGCTTGCTCCAGAGAAGATTAGCCTCATCACATTTGCAGTGGAATCTTTAAATTCAGACTCACCCAAGAAGCAACTCTCTGGGGTTAAGATGTTGGACAATGTTCTGAAAAAGGAGATCTTAAAGACTAAAGCTATATCAGAACTTACCACCTCCACAAAAACAGTGGCCTGCTTGGTTAACATGTTGGGCTGGACAAGTGAAAGGGATAAAGATGTTAGATTATTTGCCACGAAGGTCTTTGCTGAGCTCGCAGATAACCTCCGAATTGTCTCTGTCCCTGGGGCAATGCAGCTCATAGGCTCACTTTTGGACACTGCCCACGAATCGAAAGAAAGGGATCCTCTAGGCGTTGATAGCCCCGAGCCAAAACAAGATAACTTGATTCAGCAAGTTGGTGGAAATGAACAGAGCTCCCGGGTGATTAAATGGTTGAAGAAGACGGCAAAATATTGTTTCATTCCGAGGGATGAGCCACGTAACATGGATGAACCAAAGCCCCATATATTCAGATTCTGGAAAAAGTCTGTTCCAAAGGAGGAGCCATCGAAAGATCAAGATCTCCTCCCGGTACTGGGCATGTTAATTCTTGACAAGCTTGCTAGCTTTGATCTCGAGAATTGTATAGAAATCTGCAGAGACCCTGGTCTAACCACAAAGGTTATAGAGTTCACAAGCAATAGACCCAACATGACATATAGTAATGAGACACACAAGACACTGCTGAAACGTTCATCACTGAAGCTACTTTGCAGACTTGCAAAGACTAAAGGGAAAATTGGTGTAACTATGCGTCAGAATATTTCAGAACATCCCTTCCTTTTGAGCAATCTTGTGGAGATCTTGGATAACAATGATAGCAGCCATGAACTGAGGGAGATCACAACAGAACTCATTAAGAACATTGCCATGGAGGAAAATATAAAGGAGGAGATCGGACACATCCCAGTGATCATTAGCAGGTTGATGGATGCATTTCTCAGCCAAAGTGCTCTCTCAAGAACAGATTCAGCTCAGTTGCTACAAATGACCTCCGGGCAAGCATTGGCAGTTCCGGCAATGGAGAGTGCGAACAACTGCTTAATTATGTTAGCGGAACCACACTCATTCATCAAGGAACTCACAGTTATGATCCATGGTGACAGGTACAGGTACGTAGCTTCGAGCCTGTTGCAGAATATGTGTGTGCATGTTCGACCTGAGCTTGGCAACTCGGACCTGAAGGAAATCTCCTACATTCTGAGAGAG GTGCTGGAAGGAATAATGGATGCAGAAGGGACTGAACTGGAGGTCCTTGTTGGCCTTAGTTCACAAATATGTAATGTCATTCCTGGCGATTTTGCACGAGAACTAGAGCATGGTCAGATCAAGGAAAGATTCATAAAGAGACTTGTCGACGCACTTAACTCAAATATGATACCCACTGCTCATTGTCCTGGAATCAGAAGGGCGATAGTTGAACATACCATATGCATGATGGAGTGTAATCCTGAGTACGCCGGCTGTTTCAAGGAATGTTGGATGATGGAAGCACTGCTAATGATGGAGCGTACACCTTCAAGGGCTGAAAAGTACAGGTTCTTCTCGGGTGATGCAGGACTCATGGAGCACAGCATAACTCTATCTGCACTTGTGGCTAGAGCAAAAGAACTGATGGACCATGAGTAG
- the LOC109782139 gene encoding uncharacterized protein produces the protein MLILERLATFDLENCIEISRATGLISKIVEFTSNMTDMKNIGETHETLLKRSSMKLLARLASTKGKFGVTLRQKITEHLFLWSNLAEILDNRGSSQELRELTAELIRNFAMDGNVNNEIGHIPMIISRLMHAFLSQGASSSADSDQLLRMNAGQALALLAMESVSNCLVMLAEPGYVFIKELTIMIHSGRYRYIASSLLQNMCVHAQSELGDSDLKEISYITREVLEGIMDAEGTELEVLVGLSSQICNVIPGDFARELEHGQIKERFIKRLVDALKKNMIPTCRCPGIRRVIVEHAIYMMECNPGNANCFKKYWMMEALLKVERTTSRAENYRFFSGDAGLMEHSVPLSALVSRAKELMGRG, from the exons ATGTTGATTCTTGAAAGGCTTGCTACCTTTGATCTTGAGAACTGTATAGAAATCAGCAGAGCAACTGGCCTCATTTCAAAGATTGTAGAGTTCACAAGCAACATGACTGACATGAAAAATATTGGTGAGACACACGAGACACTCCTGAAACGTTCATCAATGAAGCTGCTGGCAAGACTTGCAAGTACTAAAGGCAAATTTGGTGTAACTTTGCGTCAGAAGATTACAGAACATCTCTTCCTCTGGAGCAACCTTGCAGAGATCTTGGATAACAGAGGGAGCAGCCAAGAACTTAGGGAGCTTACAGCAGAACTGATTAGAAACTTTGCCATGGATGGAAATGTGAATAATGAGATCGGGCACATCCCGATGATCATTAGCAGGTTGATGCATGCATTTCTTAGCCAAGGCGCATCCTCAAGTGCAGATTCAGATCAGTTATTACGAATGAATGCTGGGCAAGCACTAGCACTACTGGCGATGGAGAGTGTCAGTAACTGTCTGGTTATGTTAGCGGAACCAGGGTATGTCTTCATCAAGGAACTCACAATTATGATCCATAGTGGCAGGTACAGGTACATAGCTTCAAGCCTGTTGCAGAATATGTGTGTGCATGCTCAATCTGAGCTTGGCGACTCGGACCTGAAGGAAATCTCCTACATTACGAGAGAG GTGCTGGAAGGAATAATGGATGCAGAAGGGACAGAACTGGAGGTTCTTGTTGGCCTTAGTTCACAAATATGTAATGTCATTCCAGGTGATTTTGCGCGAGAACTAGAGCATGGTCAGATTAAGGAAAGATTTATAAAGAGGCTTGTTGATGCACTTAAGAAAAATATGATACCCACCTGTCGTTGTCCCGGAATCAGGAGGGTGATAGTTGAACATGCCATATACATGATGGAGTGTAATCCTGGCAACGCCAACTGTTTCAAAAAATACTGGATGATGGAAGCACTGCTAAAGGTGGAGCGTACAACTTCAAGGGCTGAAAATTACAGGTTCTTCTCGGGTGATGCAGGACTCATGGAGCACAGCGTACCTCTATCTGCACTTGTGTCCAGAGCAAAAGAACTGATGGGCCGTGGGTAG